The Mauremys reevesii isolate NIE-2019 linkage group 1, ASM1616193v1, whole genome shotgun sequence genome has a segment encoding these proteins:
- the LOC120377133 gene encoding olfactory receptor 51G2-like, producing MSAVNDTKLKSAMFLLTGIPGQEDVHLWISVPFCFIYVFSVLGNSVILFIIKTDPSLHDPMYIFLSMLAITDLGLSISTIPTILSIYLFNSREISLDACFAQLFFIHSFAFIESSILLLMAFDRFVAISNPLRYASILTLPRVSKMGLVCVIRGVAVSFPFPFLLKRFQYCRTNVLSHSYCLHQDVMKMACSDITVNYIYGLFLTVFTVGLDSLLIFLSYVMILKTVLSVASHRECLRALNTCISHLCAVLLFYTPDIGLSLIHRLGKGSSPLLQIVLGYIYLLIPPLMNPIVYSVKSKHLRARIIRVFQSR from the exons ATGTCAGCTGTGAATGACACCAAACTCAAATCTGCAATGTTCCTTCTCaccgggatacctgggcaggaagacgTCCATCTCTGGATCTCTGTCCCCTTCTGCTTCATTTATGTTTTTTCAGTATTGGGAAATTCAGTCATtttgttcattataaaaacagatccaagcctccatgaccccatgtacattttcctttcaatgttggccatcacagaccttggcttatcGATATCCACCATACCGACAATATTGAGCATATATCTGTTTAACTCTAGGGAGATCAGCCTTGATGCCTGTTttgcccagctgttcttcatccactcaTTTGCATTCATTGAATCCTCCATACTCTTGTTGATGGCATTTGACCGCTTTGTGGCGATCTCTAACCCACTGAGATATGcttccatcttaaccctgccgaGAGTATCTAAgatgggactggtgtgtgtgATAAGAGGGGTGGCCGTATCATTCCCattcccctttctcctgaaacGGTTCCAATACTGCCGAACCAACGTCCTTTCTcattcctactgcctgcaccaggaTGTCATGAAGATGGCTTGTTCAGATATCACAGTCAACTACATCTATGGCTTGTTTCTTACAGTTTTCACGGTGGGGTTGGATTCactgctcatcttcctctcttatgtgatgatcctcaaaacagtgctgagcGTCGCGTCCCACAGGGAGTGCCTcagggccctgaacacctgcATCTCCCACCTCTGCGCCGTCCTGCTCTTCTACACACCAGATATCGGCTTGTCTTTGATACACAGATTGGGGAAGGGCTCTTCTCCCTTACTGCAGATTGTCCTGGGCTACATCTACTTGCTCATCCCGCCCCTGATGAACCCAATCGTGTACagtgtgaaaagcaaacaccttcgtgcGAGGATAATCAGAGTGTTC cagtcaaga